A genome region from Clostridium pasteurianum includes the following:
- a CDS encoding TetR/AcrR family transcriptional regulator, producing the protein MQYLKEEVRKKIIDEALNEFSKCGYTKASIRNIVKNAGTSVGNFYKYFESKEDLYEKIIDPVYSRLMNYLDKFSEVEVNEEAQDIFYELMEKVVDIFEENKDELSLLLNSSSGSKYENCKMIFRNFITETVTRSFTYMLSKDNKRIKDDFVIKLLSYNLVESISIILREKESKVEVRKLMLTVIDIFYGDLINKLDIEKL; encoded by the coding sequence ATGCAGTATTTAAAAGAAGAGGTTAGAAAAAAAATAATTGATGAAGCTTTAAATGAATTTTCAAAATGTGGTTATACTAAGGCTTCCATAAGAAATATAGTTAAAAATGCTGGGACTTCTGTGGGAAATTTTTATAAGTATTTTGAGAGCAAGGAGGATTTGTACGAAAAAATTATAGATCCAGTGTATAGCAGGCTTATGAATTATTTAGATAAGTTTTCTGAGGTTGAAGTAAATGAAGAGGCTCAGGATATATTTTATGAGCTTATGGAAAAAGTAGTGGACATATTCGAAGAAAACAAAGATGAGTTGTCACTTCTTTTAAATAGCAGCAGCGGTTCGAAATATGAGAATTGTAAAATGATTTTTAGAAATTTTATAACAGAAACTGTTACTAGAAGTTTTACATATATGCTATCAAAAGATAATAAAAGGATTAAAGATGATTTTGTTATAAAGCTTCTCTCTTATAATTTAGTGGAGAGTATTTCTATAATATTAAGAGAAAAAGAAAGCAAAGTGGAAGTAAGAAAACTTATGCTGACTGTAATAGATATTTTTTATGGGGATTTAATAAACAAACTTGATATAGAAAAATTATGA
- a CDS encoding sensor histidine kinase, with protein MKHLIEVIKEWHKRRNDKRIWHRKMHLEFHKHMDELYRQNGEVHRYYKHMKYSYSTIIFLSLALGIFVFKYFGIRMISIIFAAIISIVVIVELIFLMTMEKRVFKPISKLENGVEEISKGNYDVEIEFKIHNEIGMLIYSFNDMAKKLKQAEKVKKEYEESRKNLIASISHDLKTPITSIQGYIETLQEMDNAPKETVKKYHQIIYNNTAYINRLIDDLFLFSKLDIQKLDFNFERAEMKAFMEDLMQEFSFALEDKGVKFNYTDSIDKKSYVKIDGKRVNQIFRNLIGNAVKYGDDKDLLIEVALYRENNMIYTTVKDNGPGIPKEKLQHIFERFYRIDCERTKDLMSTGLGLAIAKELVEAQGGEIKVSSVVNEGTCFTIMFPVLE; from the coding sequence ATGAAACATTTAATAGAAGTTATAAAAGAATGGCACAAAAGAAGAAATGACAAACGAATTTGGCATAGGAAAATGCATTTAGAGTTTCATAAGCATATGGATGAATTATACAGGCAAAATGGAGAAGTTCATAGATATTATAAGCATATGAAATACTCATATTCAACTATTATATTTTTAAGCTTAGCTCTAGGAATTTTTGTGTTTAAATATTTTGGCATAAGAATGATAAGTATCATTTTTGCTGCTATTATAAGTATAGTAGTGATTGTGGAGTTAATATTTTTGATGACAATGGAGAAAAGAGTATTTAAACCCATTAGTAAACTTGAAAATGGAGTTGAAGAAATTTCAAAAGGAAATTATGATGTAGAGATTGAGTTTAAAATACATAATGAAATAGGTATGCTTATATATTCTTTTAATGATATGGCAAAGAAATTAAAACAAGCAGAGAAGGTTAAAAAGGAATATGAAGAAAGTAGAAAAAATCTTATTGCAAGTATTTCACATGATTTGAAAACTCCTATAACATCTATTCAGGGATATATAGAAACATTACAGGAAATGGACAATGCACCAAAGGAAACAGTAAAAAAGTATCATCAGATAATATATAATAACACTGCATATATTAATAGGCTAATTGATGATTTATTTTTGTTTTCTAAACTTGATATTCAAAAGCTTGATTTCAATTTTGAGAGAGCAGAGATGAAGGCATTTATGGAAGATCTGATGCAGGAATTTAGCTTTGCACTTGAGGATAAAGGCGTTAAATTTAATTATACAGATAGTATTGACAAAAAAAGTTATGTTAAAATAGATGGCAAAAGGGTAAATCAGATATTTAGAAATCTAATTGGAAATGCAGTTAAATATGGTGATGATAAAGATTTATTAATAGAAGTTGCATTATATAGAGAAAATAACATGATATATACTACTGTAAAAGATAATGGTCCTGGTATTCCAAAGGAGAAATTACAACATATTTTTGAAAGATTTTATCGTATTGATTGTGAGCGTACCAAGGATTTAATGAGTACAGGACTTGGACTTGCTATTGCTAAGGAGTTAGTAGAGGCTCAGGGTGGAGAAATAAAGGTTTCAAGTGTTGTAAATGAGGGCACATGTTTTACAATAATGTTCCCTGTTTTAGAATAA
- a CDS encoding ABC transporter ATP-binding protein, translating into MENFIELKDVRKIYNMGEVEIKAVDGVSFSIDAGEFVVVLGASGAGKSTILNLLGGMDQVSSGTIKVGGNEISSYNKKMLTKYRREDIGFVFQFYNLIQNLSVIENVELAVEICKNPLDPEKVLKNVGLQDRMHNFPSQLSGGEQQRVSIARALAKNPKLLLCDEPTGALDYNTGKSILKLLYDTSRKYNMTVVVITHNSAIAPIGDKVIHVKNGRAESVKKNETPVPIESIEW; encoded by the coding sequence TTGGAGAATTTTATTGAACTTAAAGATGTTAGAAAAATTTATAATATGGGTGAAGTTGAAATTAAGGCAGTAGATGGTGTTTCATTTTCTATTGATGCAGGTGAGTTTGTTGTGGTATTAGGTGCAAGTGGAGCAGGAAAATCTACTATACTGAATCTTTTAGGCGGTATGGATCAGGTGAGTTCTGGAACTATTAAAGTTGGTGGAAATGAAATAAGCAGCTATAACAAGAAAATGCTTACAAAGTACAGACGTGAGGATATAGGTTTTGTATTTCAATTTTATAATTTAATTCAAAATTTAAGTGTCATAGAAAATGTAGAACTTGCAGTTGAGATATGCAAAAATCCATTAGATCCTGAAAAAGTACTTAAGAATGTAGGACTTCAAGATAGAATGCACAATTTTCCATCACAGCTTTCGGGAGGAGAGCAGCAGAGAGTATCCATAGCAAGAGCACTGGCTAAAAATCCTAAACTTCTTTTATGTGATGAACCTACAGGAGCGCTTGATTATAATACTGGTAAGTCAATATTAAAGCTTTTATATGATACTTCAAGGAAATATAATATGACAGTTGTTGTAATAACACATAATTCAGCAATAGCACCAATTGGAGATAAAGTAATACATGTTAAAAATGGTAGGGCCGAGAGTGTAAAGAAAAATGAAACTCCAGTACCTATAGAAAGTATAGAGTGGTAA
- a CDS encoding Fur family transcriptional regulator, translating into MTKEEISYYRNILASNGCKFTIQKQIILQKLMKSSIHLNAQEIYEKIKYEDIGLATVYRTLKLFCKLGIIEEINIKNINYYEMKSYKNKNLYMHFKCSKCGKILDIDSKKLSLEKLKLKNVIEEEYDLSIHDVNIVFTGICSNCKSEDDTGSIMKV; encoded by the coding sequence ATGACTAAAGAAGAGATTAGCTATTATAGAAACATTTTAGCTAGTAATGGATGTAAATTTACAATTCAGAAACAAATAATACTTCAAAAATTGATGAAAAGCAGTATTCATTTAAATGCTCAAGAAATATATGAAAAAATTAAATATGAAGACATAGGTCTTGCTACAGTGTATAGAACCTTAAAATTATTCTGCAAATTAGGGATAATTGAAGAAATTAATATAAAAAATATAAATTATTATGAAATGAAATCATATAAAAATAAGAACTTATATATGCATTTTAAGTGCAGTAAATGTGGTAAGATATTGGATATAGACAGTAAAAAGTTATCTCTTGAAAAATTAAAGCTTAAAAATGTAATAGAAGAGGAATATGATTTATCAATACATGATGTTAATATAGTTTTTACTGGTATATGTAGTAATTGTAAAAGTGAAGATGATACTGGGAGTATAATGAAGGTATAG
- a CDS encoding response regulator transcription factor, with product MKRILIIEDDINIAELERDYLHLNGFSAEIVQDGDEGLKMALTGLYDVIIVDLMLPHKSGFEITKEIRKKFEVPIIVVSARTEDIDKIRSLEFGADDYLTKPFSPAELAARIRSHINRYERLQGNNVSKEIITCGSLEIRKDSHRVFVRGKEIALTTKEYEILVFLASNPNVVFTKAQIFDRVWGDEFYGDTATVPVHIQKIRKKIEKDPSDPEFIETLWGTGYRFKEI from the coding sequence ATGAAAAGGATATTAATTATTGAAGATGATATAAATATAGCAGAATTAGAACGTGATTATCTGCATTTAAATGGTTTTTCGGCAGAAATAGTACAAGATGGGGACGAAGGCCTGAAGATGGCATTAACCGGATTATATGACGTGATTATTGTCGACCTTATGCTTCCTCATAAAAGCGGCTTTGAAATTACTAAGGAGATAAGAAAGAAATTTGAAGTCCCTATAATTGTAGTTTCTGCTAGAACTGAAGATATTGATAAAATTAGGAGTCTTGAATTTGGTGCAGATGATTATCTTACAAAGCCATTTAGCCCTGCGGAGCTTGCAGCTAGAATTAGATCCCATATTAATAGATATGAAAGGCTTCAAGGCAATAACGTTTCTAAGGAAATTATTACTTGCGGCAGTCTTGAAATTAGAAAGGATTCACATAGAGTTTTTGTGCGTGGAAAAGAAATAGCTTTAACAACAAAGGAGTATGAGATTTTAGTATTTTTAGCGTCAAATCCCAATGTTGTATTTACTAAAGCTCAGATTTTTGACAGAGTGTGGGGAGACGAATTTTACGGAGATACAGCAACAGTTCCTGTTCATATACAGAAAATAAGAAAGAAAATAGAAAAAGATCCATCAGATCCTGAATTTATTGAAACTTTATGGGGGACTGGTTATAGGTTTAAGGAAATATAA
- a CDS encoding FtsX-like permease family protein, producing MGKTFFKNLFKSIVKTKSRFLSIVIIIAVGVSFYAGVRASSPDMKMSADKYFGDNNFMDFKLISTLGITDDDVRAVNKLKDVSMVEGVKSMDAVIKNDQNDIVVNVESLPKRNGINKIQLVRGRLPKKNNEIILEERFFKDNKFKLGESLKLDTGSDANIDDSLKASSFKIVGTAKSPIYISSQRQMSSVGNGNVRGFVYIMPDDFKSDVYTSIYVKLNDKYSKTSLIDNEKYKDDVDSIKSKLEALMKVRGNVRYKDILKEAQGKINDAENKLNASKKDAEDSFSSAHSKLNDAQNKLNAGKLQFQSNEAEFNTQIKNAENQIQNQKNELQNNETQVNSKLTDAQKNKNSIESAKTEINSAQEKLSAEENIALKNASSAAEANAIESKYAAAQNDLNSKKQTIDSSEKAILDGEAKLQAALNQINDGKVKLGEGEKELSAKKNDGINKLNAAKQNIDVAQKEIDDNTQKLNSEENDTNKKFSDAEEKIQQNRDKLKDIKKAEIYVLGRNENIGYANYNQDTDRIDNIGKVFPLVFFLVAALVSLTTMTRMVQENRTEIGTFKALGYSSGAIVAHYLIYSLAASITGSIIGIYLGFKIFPPFIMNAYGSLYALPYISVLNFQLSLEASVIAVVFTTLASGVSAFDELKEVPASLMRPKPPKAGKKIFLERITFIWKRFNFTKKVTARNIFRYKQRFFMTVIGIAACTGLMITGFGLKSSIIGAVQKQFNVIYKYDMQTTINKNIDSDEKTSIENTVKTDDNIKSILFYYSKNAEVKKSDNSSEDIYVVVPEKKENLNKYIDLINGNSKLKLSDNGVIISKKVAKLMNKRVGDKFDITLDKKVIHVRISGITDQYVQHYIYMSPQYYKKVTEKSVQFNGFYGLLKNMSDKSQNKTSKIISGIKNIGAVSFKNNTYGDINKSTNSINSAVLILIASAGVLAFVVIYNLTNINISERNRELATIKVLGFYDNELAMYIYRENIVLTIIGSLIGIGFGMLLNVFVLSSAETDMMLFLRTVKPLYILFSVLLTMIFSIVVNIAMYRRFYKIDMIESLKSAE from the coding sequence ATGGGAAAGACTTTTTTTAAGAATCTTTTTAAAAGTATAGTTAAGACTAAGTCCAGATTTTTATCTATAGTAATTATTATAGCAGTTGGTGTTTCGTTTTATGCTGGTGTTAGAGCTTCCAGTCCTGATATGAAAATGTCGGCGGATAAATATTTTGGTGATAATAATTTTATGGATTTTAAATTGATTTCGACTTTAGGAATTACTGATGATGATGTAAGGGCAGTAAATAAGCTTAAGGATGTAAGTATGGTTGAAGGCGTAAAGTCAATGGATGCTGTTATAAAAAATGATCAAAATGATATAGTAGTTAATGTTGAATCACTGCCGAAGAGAAATGGAATCAATAAAATACAGTTAGTTAGAGGAAGGTTACCTAAGAAAAATAATGAAATAATTCTTGAAGAACGTTTTTTTAAAGATAACAAATTTAAGCTTGGTGAATCTTTAAAACTTGATACAGGTAGTGATGCTAATATTGATGATAGCCTTAAAGCTTCAAGTTTTAAAATTGTGGGAACAGCCAAATCTCCTATATACATATCATCTCAAAGGCAAATGAGTTCTGTTGGTAATGGAAATGTTAGAGGCTTTGTATATATAATGCCTGATGATTTTAAAAGTGATGTGTATACTTCAATTTATGTTAAGTTAAATGATAAATATTCTAAAACCAGTCTTATTGATAACGAAAAATATAAAGATGATGTAGATAGCATTAAAAGCAAACTTGAGGCGTTAATGAAGGTAAGAGGAAATGTAAGATACAAAGATATACTTAAGGAAGCTCAAGGTAAAATAAATGATGCAGAGAATAAATTAAATGCTTCTAAAAAAGATGCTGAAGATAGCTTTTCTAGCGCTCATAGTAAGCTTAATGATGCACAAAATAAATTAAATGCTGGAAAGCTTCAATTTCAAAGTAATGAAGCTGAATTTAATACTCAAATAAAAAATGCAGAAAATCAAATACAAAATCAGAAGAATGAACTGCAAAATAATGAGACTCAAGTTAATTCTAAGCTAACGGATGCTCAAAAGAATAAAAATTCCATAGAAAGTGCTAAGACTGAGATAAATTCAGCGCAGGAAAAGCTAAGTGCAGAAGAAAATATTGCTCTAAAAAATGCTTCTAGTGCTGCTGAGGCTAATGCCATAGAGTCAAAATATGCTGCTGCTCAGAATGATTTGAATTCTAAAAAACAAACTATAGACAGCAGTGAAAAAGCTATACTTGATGGAGAGGCTAAGCTTCAAGCTGCGTTAAATCAAATTAATGATGGCAAAGTTAAATTAGGTGAGGGTGAAAAAGAATTATCAGCTAAAAAAAATGATGGAATAAATAAACTCAATGCTGCAAAGCAGAATATTGATGTTGCTCAAAAAGAGATAGATGATAATACTCAAAAATTAAATTCTGAAGAAAATGATACAAATAAAAAATTTAGTGATGCAGAAGAAAAGATACAGCAAAATAGAGATAAATTAAAAGACATAAAGAAGGCAGAAATTTATGTGCTTGGCAGGAATGAAAATATAGGATATGCAAATTACAATCAGGATACCGATAGAATAGACAATATAGGAAAGGTGTTTCCTCTTGTATTTTTCCTTGTTGCAGCTCTTGTAAGCCTTACAACTATGACTAGAATGGTTCAGGAGAATAGAACAGAAATAGGTACATTTAAGGCTTTAGGATATTCTTCTGGTGCAATAGTGGCACATTATTTAATTTATTCACTTGCAGCAAGTATTACTGGAAGTATCATAGGAATATATCTTGGATTTAAGATATTTCCACCATTTATAATGAATGCATATGGATCATTATATGCGCTTCCTTATATATCAGTTTTGAATTTTCAACTTTCGCTGGAAGCGTCAGTTATAGCAGTAGTATTTACAACCTTAGCATCGGGAGTTTCTGCATTTGATGAATTAAAAGAAGTTCCAGCTTCTCTTATGAGACCTAAACCACCTAAAGCAGGCAAAAAAATTTTTCTTGAAAGAATAACATTTATATGGAAAAGATTTAACTTTACTAAAAAAGTTACTGCAAGAAATATATTTAGATATAAGCAGAGATTTTTTATGACAGTAATAGGTATAGCAGCTTGCACAGGGCTTATGATAACTGGATTTGGACTTAAAAGCAGCATAATAGGGGCGGTTCAAAAACAATTTAACGTTATTTACAAATATGATATGCAGACAACTATAAATAAAAACATAGATAGTGATGAGAAAACTTCAATAGAAAACACAGTAAAAACTGATGATAATATAAAATCGATTTTGTTTTATTATTCAAAAAATGCTGAGGTTAAAAAGAGTGACAATAGTAGTGAGGACATTTATGTTGTGGTACCAGAGAAAAAGGAAAATTTAAATAAATATATAGATCTTATTAATGGCAATAGCAAACTTAAACTTTCAGACAATGGTGTTATAATAAGTAAAAAAGTTGCTAAACTTATGAATAAAAGAGTTGGAGATAAATTTGATATAACTTTAGATAAAAAAGTTATACATGTGAGAATATCAGGTATAACAGACCAGTATGTTCAGCATTATATTTATATGAGTCCTCAGTATTATAAAAAAGTAACGGAAAAAAGTGTACAATTTAATGGCTTTTATGGACTTCTGAAAAATATGTCAGATAAATCCCAAAATAAAACTTCTAAGATTATCTCCGGTATTAAGAATATAGGAGCTGTAAGTTTTAAGAATAATACTTATGGTGATATAAATAAGAGTACAAATAGTATAAATTCAGCTGTTTTAATTCTTATAGCATCAGCTGGTGTACTTGCATTCGTTGTAATATATAATTTAACTAACATAAATATAAGTGAGAGAAATAGAGAACTTGCAACTATAAAGGTACTAGGATTTTATGATAACGAGCTTGCTATGTATATATACAGGGAAAATATTGTTTTAACCATAATAGGAAGCTTAATTGGTATAGGATTTGGAATGCTTTTGAATGTTTTTGTTTTAAGTTCTGCTGAAACTGATATGATGTTATTTTTAAGAACGGTAAAACCATTATACATCTTATTTTCGGTACTTTTAACTATGATTTTCTCAATAGTTGTGAACATTGCTATGTATAGAAGATTTTATAAAATAGACATGATAGAATCTTTAAAAAGTGCAGAATAA